The Brachyspira hyodysenteriae ATCC 27164 genome includes a window with the following:
- a CDS encoding M24 family metallopeptidase has product MNTNRLNRVINAMKEKDIYQFVITDRMSIYYLTNINIHSGERFLGLYINQDNEVHLINNQLFPLNNKDIDILYYSDTESAVKKLSKFVHKDKNIGIDKVMTSNFLLEMMELDIAKKYINASSCIDYVRMQKDEEEIKKMIKASEINDKSMKDIIDFVRVGMKEIDALEELKLIYKRNGADGGFSFTPIIAFAENAANPHYSTGNTVIGDNGCLVIDMGCMHNGYCSDMTRTIFFGEPNEEAKKIYNIVKTANERAIDKVKEGLKFSDIDNEARSCITENGYGEYFTHRTGHCIGMDVHEYGDVSSIHQALLKEGMIFSIEPGIYCADKKVGVRIEDLIVVTKDGHKNLNSFTKEMIIK; this is encoded by the coding sequence ATGAATACTAATAGATTAAACAGAGTTATTAACGCTATGAAAGAAAAAGATATTTATCAATTTGTTATAACAGACAGAATGTCAATATATTATCTTACAAATATTAATATACATTCAGGTGAAAGATTTTTAGGACTTTATATCAATCAGGACAATGAAGTTCATCTTATTAATAATCAGCTTTTCCCATTAAATAATAAAGATATAGATATTTTATATTATTCTGATACAGAAAGTGCGGTGAAAAAATTATCTAAATTTGTACATAAAGATAAAAATATTGGTATAGATAAGGTTATGACATCTAATTTTTTACTTGAGATGATGGAACTTGATATAGCTAAAAAATATATAAATGCTTCTTCATGCATAGATTATGTAAGAATGCAAAAGGATGAAGAAGAGATAAAAAAGATGATTAAAGCTTCAGAAATCAATGATAAAAGCATGAAAGATATTATTGACTTTGTAAGAGTAGGTATGAAAGAAATTGATGCTTTAGAAGAATTAAAACTTATATATAAAAGAAACGGAGCAGACGGCGGATTTTCATTTACACCTATAATAGCTTTTGCCGAGAATGCTGCTAATCCTCATTATTCTACAGGCAATACTGTAATAGGTGATAATGGCTGTTTAGTTATAGATATGGGCTGTATGCATAACGGATATTGTTCTGATATGACTAGAACTATATTTTTTGGAGAGCCTAATGAAGAAGCTAAAAAGATATATAATATAGTAAAAACTGCTAATGAAAGAGCCATTGATAAAGTAAAAGAAGGATTAAAATTCTCAGATATAGATAATGAGGCACGTTCTTGTATAACAGAAAATGGTTACGGAGAATATTTTACTCATAGAACAGGACATTGTATAGGTATGGATGTTCATGAATATGGAGATGTTAGTTCTATTCATCAGGCATTATTAAAAGAGGGTATGATATTTTCAATAGAGCCTGGTATTTATTGTGCTGATAAAAAGGTAGGGGTGAGAATAGAAGATTTGATAGTTGTAACCAAAGACGGACATAAAAATTTAAATAGCTTTACAAAAGAAATGATTATAAAATAA
- the rnhA gene encoding ribonuclease HI, which translates to MTKDNIIIYTDGGCRGNPGLGAWAAILISEKHNLRLEIGESEDNTTNNRMEMKAAIKALERLKHSHSIKLHSDSAYLVNGMTKWIYSWQKNNWVKSDKKPVENKEYWLRLIELSKKHDIEFIKVKGHSTNKENNRADEIVNILMDEHIESGKSASFNEKTEYC; encoded by the coding sequence ATGACAAAAGATAATATTATTATATACACAGACGGCGGATGCAGAGGAAATCCTGGGCTTGGTGCTTGGGCAGCAATACTTATAAGTGAAAAGCATAATCTTCGTCTTGAGATAGGTGAAAGCGAGGATAATACTACAAATAACAGAATGGAAATGAAGGCGGCTATTAAGGCACTTGAGAGATTAAAGCATTCTCATAGTATAAAGCTTCATAGTGACAGTGCATATTTAGTTAATGGTATGACTAAATGGATATATTCTTGGCAGAAAAATAATTGGGTAAAAAGTGATAAGAAGCCTGTTGAAAATAAAGAATATTGGTTAAGATTAATAGAACTTTCTAAAAAGCATGATATAGAGTTTATAAAAGTGAAAGGGCATTCCACTAATAAAGAAAATAATCGTGCTGATGAAATAGTTAATATTCTTATGGACGAGCATATCGAAAGTGGTAAGTCAGCTTCGTTTAATGAAAAAACTGAGTATTGCTGA
- a CDS encoding prephenate dehydrogenase, with the protein MSNITVIGMGLMGGSLIKALKLSNQDYHIYAIDTNKENIESALKDGYIEKGSYNYDNIKELIELSDIIMICTIPSIAIDIINKYKHLINNNQILSDFCGVKTDIFNNTKDKKYVGLHTMAGKEKGGYINSSETLFKNSNAIIVNNENANENDINIIEKLSKDIGCLKIKKTTAQKHDEMIAFTSQLMHIVACGIVNHDHFLPSLGFEGNSLGDHTRVGTIDANMWSELFLYNSDYLYDSLDKYIKCLDDFKNALKNKDRNELKRLMQHSNNTKKEWLDLKNNDL; encoded by the coding sequence ATGTCAAATATAACAGTTATCGGAATGGGTTTGATGGGCGGATCTTTAATAAAGGCATTAAAGCTAAGTAATCAAGATTATCATATATATGCTATAGATACAAATAAAGAAAATATAGAATCTGCTTTAAAAGATGGTTATATTGAAAAAGGCTCATATAATTATGATAATATAAAAGAACTTATTGAATTATCTGATATAATTATGATATGCACAATTCCGTCAATAGCAATAGATATAATAAATAAATATAAACATTTAATAAATAATAATCAAATACTTTCTGACTTTTGCGGAGTAAAAACTGATATTTTCAATAATACTAAAGATAAAAAATATGTAGGGCTTCATACTATGGCAGGAAAAGAAAAAGGAGGATACATTAATTCTTCCGAAACTCTTTTTAAAAACTCAAATGCCATAATAGTAAATAATGAAAATGCCAATGAAAATGATATAAATATAATAGAAAAACTTTCAAAGGATATAGGCTGCTTAAAAATAAAAAAAACAACAGCACAAAAACATGATGAAATGATAGCTTTTACAAGTCAGCTTATGCATATAGTGGCATGCGGCATAGTTAATCATGATCATTTTTTGCCTTCGCTTGGTTTTGAGGGAAACAGTTTGGGAGATCATACAAGAGTCGGTACGATAGATGCTAATATGTGGAGCGAATTATTTTTATACAATAGTGATTATTTGTATGACTCTTTAGATAAATACATAAAATGCTTAGATGATTTTAAAAATGCATTAAAAAACAAAGATAGAAATGAATTAAAAAGACTTATGCAGCATTCAAATAATACAAAAAAAGAATGGCTCGATTTGAAAAATAATGACTTGTAA
- a CDS encoding chemotaxis protein CheW: MSSAISNQILVFKINNELYGIDILKVQEILNFMQPSPIPNCPDYLKGIINLRGTIILVIDLRARFHFDEPMNPENCVIVVVAIGDKKYGLVVDSVSDVLTINNENIQEDIDMHVGIDSRYIMGLVKANEQMIILVDIDKVFIKDELDDLTNAVNNSIVK, translated from the coding sequence ATGAGCAGTGCCATATCAAATCAAATACTTGTATTTAAAATAAATAACGAATTATACGGAATAGATATATTAAAAGTTCAGGAAATATTAAACTTTATGCAGCCTTCTCCAATCCCAAATTGTCCGGATTATTTGAAAGGTATTATTAATTTGAGAGGTACTATAATTCTTGTTATAGATTTAAGAGCAAGATTCCATTTTGATGAGCCTATGAATCCTGAAAACTGCGTAATTGTAGTTGTAGCAATAGGCGATAAAAAATATGGTTTGGTTGTTGACTCTGTATCAGATGTACTTACTATAAATAATGAAAATATTCAAGAAGATATAGATATGCATGTTGGAATAGACAGCAGATATATAATGGGTTTAGTTAAAGCTAATGAACAAATGATTATTTTAGTTGATATAGATAAAGTATTCATTAAAGATGAGCTTGACGATCTAACTAATGCCGTTAATAATTCTATAGTAAAGTAA
- a CDS encoding ATP-binding protein yields the protein MILNLNKFGKFRNKSFEISDNLTLFYGENESGKTTIFDSLMLLFSENKKTSSFAKQIKLRYGDDIDINTEPEIDENIKLHPQSYNNLYSIRQSEIIFEMSDSKKDSKDWESEIKKKLFASDIDVGKIISEVKAEYAGKSQTAIPAQLKNTKYRNEEIEEELNALYSKANTEVNKKDKLKELDELLKESNNILKEKIDEYNKLIALREEKNKAKEKNHLLNINTMIHEFNKKDQFIKDNINLRDDHSKTINALSTKIDESENRISFLKGKIESLQKSSEERNKTDYQSMMLRIDKAIKKIDELKEKNNKIPKIAFLAGVILVSALLSLYFKNPYWFLIILPSIPFLLIKEGKNDKFINDILDSLPEIDINSDNLELSTLKDILLRELAKIELILEKNDDEELENYKKELEEAANNLENHHKELNNFFNKLNVKNKENYYEIKSNFDNVYKSTEELFKKLMIEAKKFGLKDIDTLNANCNRILKELDEKGINPDDYNEMEMKALENKLRELEKEINSIKENMNKVISNASYIQGELNSSDDVHKKIVNLESEFAENNEEIKNLNKRKKALELLENMLSKINKKNDDIFNSLSNEAELLYNHITGKNLSDDVISMSGFDKNKIMVKDKQNEMRNVELLSSATKDAVYIAMRLSILSKIHETGRLILLDDPFITFDNKRTKEALSFIREYSKKYNIPIAIFTKDVFIRDIMKNYQEAIIHELS from the coding sequence ATGATATTAAATTTAAATAAATTTGGAAAGTTTAGAAATAAATCCTTTGAAATATCTGATAATCTTACATTGTTTTACGGAGAAAATGAATCTGGTAAAACTACTATATTTGACTCTTTGATGTTATTATTTTCAGAAAACAAAAAAACTTCATCTTTCGCCAAGCAAATAAAATTGAGATACGGTGATGACATAGATATTAATACAGAACCAGAAATAGATGAAAATATAAAACTTCATCCTCAGTCATATAATAATTTATATTCAATAAGACAAAGCGAAATAATATTTGAAATGTCAGACAGCAAAAAAGATTCCAAAGATTGGGAAAGCGAAATAAAGAAAAAATTATTTGCTTCGGATATAGATGTAGGAAAAATAATATCTGAAGTAAAAGCAGAATATGCTGGAAAATCTCAAACTGCAATACCGGCACAATTAAAAAATACAAAATACAGAAATGAAGAAATAGAAGAAGAACTTAATGCTTTATACAGTAAGGCTAATACAGAAGTTAATAAAAAAGATAAATTAAAAGAACTTGATGAATTATTAAAAGAAAGTAATAATATATTAAAAGAAAAAATTGATGAATACAATAAATTAATCGCCTTAAGAGAAGAAAAAAATAAAGCAAAAGAGAAAAATCATTTACTTAATATAAATACAATGATACATGAATTTAATAAAAAGGATCAATTCATAAAAGATAATATCAATTTAAGAGATGATCATTCAAAAACAATAAATGCTCTAAGCACAAAAATAGATGAAAGTGAAAATAGAATATCATTTTTAAAAGGAAAAATAGAATCTCTTCAAAAATCTTCTGAGGAAAGAAATAAAACAGATTATCAAAGCATGATGCTTAGAATAGATAAAGCAATAAAAAAAATAGATGAATTAAAAGAAAAAAATAACAAAATACCAAAAATCGCATTTTTAGCAGGCGTCATTTTGGTATCAGCATTACTTAGTTTATATTTTAAAAATCCGTATTGGTTTTTAATAATACTTCCTTCCATACCTTTTTTACTTATAAAAGAAGGAAAAAATGATAAATTTATAAATGATATATTAGATTCACTTCCTGAAATTGATATAAACTCTGACAATTTAGAACTATCCACTTTAAAAGATATATTGCTAAGAGAATTAGCTAAAATAGAACTAATACTTGAAAAAAATGATGATGAGGAATTAGAAAATTATAAAAAAGAATTGGAAGAAGCAGCAAACAATTTAGAAAATCATCATAAAGAATTAAATAATTTCTTTAATAAGCTCAATGTAAAAAACAAAGAAAATTATTATGAAATAAAAAGTAATTTTGATAATGTATATAAAAGCACTGAAGAATTATTTAAAAAATTAATGATAGAAGCGAAAAAATTCGGTTTAAAAGATATAGATACATTAAATGCCAACTGTAATAGAATATTAAAAGAACTTGATGAAAAAGGCATCAATCCTGATGATTATAATGAAATGGAAATGAAAGCATTAGAAAATAAATTAAGAGAGTTAGAGAAAGAAATTAATTCTATAAAAGAAAATATGAATAAAGTTATATCCAATGCTTCATATATTCAGGGAGAACTTAACAGCAGCGATGATGTGCATAAAAAAATAGTTAATCTTGAAAGTGAGTTTGCAGAAAATAATGAAGAGATAAAAAATTTAAATAAGAGAAAAAAAGCCTTAGAATTGCTTGAAAATATGCTTTCAAAAATAAATAAAAAAAATGATGATATATTCAATTCTCTTTCTAATGAAGCAGAACTTTTATACAATCATATAACAGGAAAAAATTTATCAGATGATGTGATTTCAATGTCAGGATTCGATAAAAATAAAATAATGGTAAAAGATAAACAGAACGAAATGAGAAATGTAGAATTATTATCTTCTGCTACAAAAGATGCTGTTTATATAGCTATGCGTCTTTCTATACTTTCAAAAATACATGAAACAGGAAGATTAATACTATTAGATGATCCTTTTATCACATTTGATAATAAAAGAACAAAAGAAGCATTATCATTTATAAGAGAATATTCTAAAAAATATAATATTCCTATAGCAATATTCACAAAAGATGTATTTATAAGAGATATTATGAAAAATTATCAAGAAGCTATTATACATGAGTTATCTTAA
- a CDS encoding DHH family phosphoesterase encodes MSYNEEDKQAKLNVSKKEIIERLSKADNVTITGHRNPDCDCICSGLALSLIIKNIFGKNACVVNTDKKQRDLQNLIFVDEVIFEVNEDTLPEKDVLVVLDSGDIDRIGWISEVLNEYNEVIFIDHHKVRNINGVTMFYDDTTAGATCEIIVDIFQDYLEKFDHNIATLLYCGICTDTGSFIFSNTTDRTLLYGSKLMKVGIIQENLGNVVRKRYTKNDVAALMEIYRSMVIDDKNKIGYICLGDKICGTNMKELAVSASDTIIQMDDVLIGFIIHENEDNFRVSIRSRCSKNIREVAESFGGGGHPKASGFTVSKKDYTKENLVKSINDKLIDLMAS; translated from the coding sequence ATGTCTTATAATGAAGAAGATAAACAAGCTAAATTAAATGTATCAAAAAAAGAAATAATAGAAAGGCTTTCAAAAGCTGATAATGTTACTATTACAGGGCATAGAAATCCGGATTGCGATTGTATATGTTCTGGGCTTGCTTTGTCTTTAATCATTAAAAATATATTTGGCAAGAATGCTTGTGTTGTAAATACAGATAAAAAGCAGAGAGATTTGCAGAATCTTATTTTTGTTGATGAAGTAATTTTTGAAGTTAATGAAGATACTTTGCCTGAAAAAGATGTTTTAGTTGTTTTAGATTCAGGTGATATAGATAGAATTGGTTGGATTTCTGAAGTATTAAATGAATACAATGAAGTAATATTCATAGATCATCATAAAGTTAGAAATATTAATGGAGTTACTATGTTTTATGATGATACTACTGCAGGTGCTACTTGTGAGATAATAGTTGATATATTTCAGGATTATTTAGAAAAGTTTGATCATAATATAGCAACACTTCTTTACTGCGGTATTTGTACAGATACAGGAAGTTTTATATTCAGCAATACAACAGATAGAACTTTGCTTTATGGTTCTAAATTAATGAAAGTAGGTATAATACAGGAAAATCTTGGAAATGTTGTTAGAAAGAGATATACTAAAAATGATGTTGCTGCTTTAATGGAAATATATAGAAGTATGGTTATAGATGATAAAAATAAAATAGGATACATATGCTTGGGAGATAAGATTTGCGGTACTAATATGAAAGAGCTTGCTGTTAGCGCTTCTGATACTATTATTCAGATGGATGATGTATTGATTGGCTTTATAATTCATGAAAATGAAGATAACTTTAGAGTCAGTATTAGAAGCAGATGTTCTAAAAATATTAGAGAAGTGGCAGAGAGTTTCGGCGGCGGCGGACATCCTAAAGCATCAGGTTTTACAGTATCAAAGAAAGATTATACTAAAGAAAATTTGGTGAAATCAATAAATGATAAATTGATTGATTTGATGGCTTCATAA
- a CDS encoding metallophosphoesterase family protein, which translates to MAKLLISSDLHLSVQEKEYSLSVLDEIIEYAKDYDALMLLGDTFNTFEDLQGLKDVFSQKIEDYQKDVYLLKGNHENLKAKGITLNKLKFPDNVIVIEDISFFNIDNLDIIALPYSEKYIINNDINKKIESLNADNRIVIAHGIVEGTLWAIEENEEAASIPIDIIKKIDPNIAIVGHIHKQMEVNIENIEIIYTGSARVWRKTKSEMGIRRCLAIDTENNSIKKTFINIKNAGVYRVYESNIYNISNIEQKAPEWDINDIIDVNIYGIAEDENELEEKINNIKNKYSKYVRDFNIKTSDIFLLENAYNESIIKEFLSIADEYEFNTNNEEDLEIVEIAKRIGIEKIYTALQNNKR; encoded by the coding sequence ATGGCTAAATTATTAATATCAAGCGATTTGCATCTTAGTGTTCAGGAAAAAGAATATTCACTTTCTGTACTAGATGAAATAATAGAATATGCAAAAGATTATGATGCTTTAATGCTTCTTGGCGACACTTTCAATACTTTTGAAGATTTGCAAGGATTAAAAGATGTATTTTCACAAAAAATAGAAGATTATCAAAAAGATGTATATTTACTTAAAGGCAATCATGAAAACCTAAAAGCTAAAGGCATAACATTAAATAAATTAAAATTCCCCGACAATGTTATAGTTATAGAAGATATAAGTTTTTTTAATATTGACAATTTGGATATTATAGCACTACCCTACAGTGAAAAATATATTATAAATAATGATATAAATAAAAAAATAGAAAGTTTAAATGCTGATAATAGAATAGTAATAGCTCATGGTATAGTTGAAGGCACATTATGGGCTATAGAAGAAAATGAAGAGGCAGCAAGCATACCTATAGATATAATAAAAAAGATAGACCCTAATATCGCAATAGTAGGACATATACATAAACAAATGGAAGTTAATATTGAAAATATAGAAATAATATATACAGGCTCAGCAAGAGTATGGAGAAAGACTAAATCAGAAATGGGTATAAGAAGATGCTTGGCTATTGATACCGAAAACAACTCTATAAAAAAAACATTTATAAATATAAAAAATGCAGGAGTATATAGAGTGTATGAAAGCAATATTTATAATATATCAAATATAGAACAAAAAGCACCTGAATGGGATATAAATGATATTATAGATGTAAATATTTATGGAATAGCTGAAGATGAAAATGAACTTGAAGAAAAAATAAATAATATAAAAAACAAATATTCAAAATATGTAAGGGACTTTAATATAAAAACTTCGGACATATTTTTACTTGAAAATGCATATAATGAAAGCATCATAAAAGAATTCTTATCAATAGCAGATGAATATGAATTTAATACTAATAATGAAGAAGATTTAGAAATAGTTGAAATTGCAAAAAGAATAGGCATAGAAAAAATATATACTGCCCTACAAAATAACAAAAGATAA
- a CDS encoding NYN domain-containing protein: MKRIGIYIDLENVSHLSYEVNFEQMFNNIFSFYKNNLKDKEIVYSIKKAYGDAKSIKKYSKNLRDMHIDIVYSVPVNKAKNMADMISSIDAFEDFVINKKIDIVIFVSRDVDYTVVMDRLSRYGAIVGIVTVFDNSKRNIFKTSCNHIFKIEDYKLAEKHETEAKKENTIDKTEFLNFFYKRVLEIYNVENTQTVKISISDICNKINEDFNLDKGKSAIEQTQFKKIKNVLKYLNNNGIETEIKNDDFDINDIDVFKNVMSKILNINSCEISEKNFILSFKEIISNYEENTIISLANTMNEINKKFKIGNNSSAVKNTRFKKPSKFIEYLMKKNIPIELANKGNSFKMKDKNQVLEILENIYNE, from the coding sequence ATGAAAAGAATAGGTATATATATAGACTTAGAAAATGTATCGCATCTAAGCTATGAAGTTAATTTTGAACAAATGTTTAATAATATATTTTCTTTTTATAAGAATAATTTAAAAGACAAAGAAATAGTTTATTCTATAAAAAAGGCTTATGGAGATGCTAAATCTATAAAAAAATACTCAAAAAATTTAAGAGATATGCATATAGATATAGTTTATTCTGTCCCTGTTAATAAAGCCAAAAATATGGCTGATATGATATCATCAATAGATGCCTTTGAAGATTTTGTAATAAATAAAAAAATTGATATAGTGATATTCGTGAGCAGAGATGTTGATTATACTGTAGTTATGGATAGACTTTCAAGATATGGTGCTATTGTAGGAATAGTTACAGTGTTTGATAATTCCAAAAGAAATATATTTAAAACTTCATGCAATCATATATTTAAAATTGAAGATTATAAATTAGCAGAAAAGCATGAAACAGAGGCGAAAAAAGAAAATACAATAGATAAAACAGAATTTCTAAATTTCTTTTATAAAAGAGTATTGGAAATATATAATGTTGAAAATACTCAGACAGTAAAAATTTCTATATCTGATATATGCAATAAAATAAATGAAGACTTTAATTTAGACAAAGGTAAAAGTGCAATAGAACAAACTCAATTCAAAAAAATTAAAAATGTACTTAAATATTTAAATAATAATGGAATAGAAACTGAAATAAAAAATGATGATTTTGATATTAATGATATAGATGTATTTAAAAATGTAATGTCTAAAATTTTAAATATAAATAGCTGTGAAATTAGTGAGAAAAACTTTATTTTATCTTTTAAAGAAATAATTTCTAATTATGAAGAGAATACTATTATATCTCTTGCAAATACAATGAATGAAATTAATAAAAAATTCAAAATAGGCAATAATTCGAGTGCGGTAAAAAATACAAGATTTAAAAAGCCAAGTAAATTTATAGAATATCTAATGAAAAAAAACATTCCTATTGAACTTGCCAATAAAGGAAATAGTTTTAAAATGAAAGATAAAAATCAAGTATTAGAAATACTAGAAAATATATATAATGAATAA
- the rbfA gene encoding 30S ribosome-binding factor RbfA produces the protein MSSHRILRVNENIKQTLSMIIMREIEDPRIKNNLVTITKVDTAKDLKNAKVYFVCLREDKQNEVLNGLNSAKGVIFSYLKKQLTIRYVPNLTFHYDKNLIETNKVLTDIKNLDIPEEIPEEN, from the coding sequence ATGTCCTCACATAGAATACTTAGAGTTAATGAGAATATTAAGCAGACTCTCTCTATGATTATAATGAGAGAGATAGAAGATCCTAGAATAAAAAATAATCTTGTAACTATTACTAAAGTAGATACAGCTAAAGATTTAAAGAATGCTAAAGTATATTTTGTATGCTTGCGTGAAGATAAGCAAAATGAAGTTCTTAACGGCCTTAATAGTGCTAAGGGAGTAATATTTTCTTATCTTAAAAAACAGCTTACTATTAGGTATGTTCCAAATTTGACATTCCATTATGATAAAAATCTAATAGAAACTAATAAAGTATTAACAGATATAAAAAATTTGGATATACCGGAAGAAATTCCTGAAGAAAATTAA